The Coregonus clupeaformis isolate EN_2021a chromosome 26, ASM2061545v1, whole genome shotgun sequence genome window below encodes:
- the LOC121540229 gene encoding lactosylceramide 1,3-N-acetyl-beta-D-glucosaminyltransferase A-like codes for MFLNFRRIRKCQCVQLVTTCFVLSVLMVCWEQLDHHVVSHMKSYSYRYLVNSYDFINESFGIRQQEAESQSNFPYLINHHDKCDSNEVLLLLFVKSSPENLERRQAIRATWGNETYTQRELGATVRVVFALGVHPNPQQRGHVQRGLLGEDQVYGDLVQQDFVDTFHNLTIKLLLQFRWSHTYCSQARFLMSADDDIFVHMPNLVHYLRSLIRQGARDLWVGHVHRGAPPNRRKDSKYYVPYEMYQWPSYPDYTAGAGYVVSGDVATKIYQATLSLNASLYIDDVFMGICANAMGVSPQEHVYFSGEGKAPYHPCIYDKMITSHGHVADVRYLWKAATDPQIHYISSGLVGKLYCTAVKVMFLCKPYYFNTYPCKAAFS; via the coding sequence ATGTTTTTGAATTTCAGAAGGATCAGAAAATGTCAATGTGTGCAGCTGGTGACGACGTGCTTTGTCCTGTCCGTGTTGATGGTGTGCTGGGAGCAGCTGGACCACCATGTGGTGAGCCACATGAAGTCCTACTCATACCGCTATCTGGTCAACAGCTACGACTTCATCAACGAGAGCTTTGGCATCCGCCAGCAGGAGGCTGAGAGCCAGAGCAACTTCCCGTACCTCATCAACCACCATGACAAGTGTGACAGCAATgaagtgctgctgctgctgttcgTCAAATCTTCCCCAGAGAACCTGGAGAGGAGGCAGGCCATCCGGGCCACCTGGGGGAATGAGACCTACACCCAGAGGGAGTTGGGGGCCACTGTGAGGGTGGTGTTTGCCCTGGGGGTCCACCCCAACCCCCAACAGAGGGGCCATGTACAGAGGGGGCTGCTGGGGGAAGACCAGGTCTATGGGGACCTGGTCCAGCAGGACTTTGTCGACACCTTTCACAACCTCACCATCAAACTGCTGCTGCAGTTCCGCTGGAGCCACACCTACTGCAGCCAAGCACGATTCCTCATGTCAGCCGACGACGACATCTTTGTCCACATGCCCAACCTGGTGCACTACCTGCGGAGCCTGATCCGGCAGGGGGCCCGGGACCTCTGGGTGGGCCACGTGCACAGGGGAGCCCCCCCTAACCGCCGGAAGGACAGCAAGTACTACGTGCCTTATGAGATGTACCAGTGGCCCTCTTACCCAGACTACACAGCGGGGGCAGGGTACGTTGTCTCAGGGGACGTAGCTACCAAAATCTACCAGGCCACTCTGTCCCTCAATGCCTCGCTGTACATTGACGATGTGTTCATGGGCATTTGTGCCAACGCCATGGGGGTGTCTCCCCAGGAACATGTTTACTTTTCAGGGGAAGGGAAGGCCCCCTATCACCCCTGCATCTATGATAAGATGATCACCTCTCACGGACATGTGGCAGATGTCCGGTACCTGTGGAAGGCAGCCACGGACCCACAGATTCATTATATTTCCTCTGGCTTGGTGGGAAAGCTGTACTGCACAGCAGTGAAAGTAATGTTTCTCTGTAAACCTTACTATTTCAATACCTACCCATGCAAGGCGGCATTTTCATAG